From Carya illinoinensis cultivar Pawnee chromosome 5, C.illinoinensisPawnee_v1, whole genome shotgun sequence, one genomic window encodes:
- the LOC122310519 gene encoding inositol-tetrakisphosphate 1-kinase 3-like isoform X5, which produces MADGPFMCVSSLELQLALIYSDHYLSGKDWCANIENFRQKNPEVTVLDPPFAIEHLHNRQSMLQDVADLNLSDCHGKVGVPRQLVIKKDPSSIPYEVNKAGLKLPLVAKPLVLDGSAKSHELFLAYDQFSLAELEPPLVLQEFVNHGGILFKVYIVGEIIKVVRRFSLPNVSKRELEKVAGVFRFPRVSSSAASADDADLEPSVAEHPPQPLLENLARELRHRLGLRLFNIDMIREHGTRDVFYVIDINYFPGKYNLFALKPNLLYFLIRFRLSSVLDSGTFELNVLSDKFSCLLSKIE; this is translated from the exons ATGGCGGATGGACCTTTCATGTGTGTCAGCAGCTTGGAGCTTCAACTGGCATTAATTTACTCTGAccattat TTGTCAGGAAAGGACTGGTGTGCCAATATTGAG aatttcAGGCAAAAAAATCCGGAAGTAACAGTCCTTGATCCTCCATTTGCCATAGAACATCTGCACAATCGTCAGTCCATGCTGCAGGATGTGGCAGATCTAAACTTGTCTGACTGCCATG GCAAGGTTGGTGTTCCAAGGCAGTTGGTCATTAAAAAAGATCCATCTTCAATTCCTTATGAAGTGAATAAAGCTGGGCTCAAGTTGCCTCTGG TTGCAAAACCTTTGGTTTTGGATGGAAGTGCCAAGTCACATGAACTATTTCTTGCTTATGATCAGTTCTCCCTTGCAGAACTTGAACCTCCTTTGGTTCTCCAGGAGTTTGTTAACCATG GTGGAATTCTCTTCAAAGTTTATATTGTGGGGGAAATCATAAAGGTTGTAAGGCGTTTCTCTCTACCTAATGTCAGTAAGCGCGAGCtagaaaaagttgctggtgTGTTCCGTTTCCCAAGGGTTTCATCTTCTGCAGCTTCTGCAGATGATGCAGATCTGGAACCTAGTGTTGCTG AACATCCTCCACAACCTTTGCTGGAGAATCTAGCAAGGGAGCTCCGTCACCGATTG GGTCTCCGGCTATTCAACATAGACATGATTCGAGAGCATGGGACCAGAGATGTCTTTTATGTCATTGACATCAACTACTTTCCTGGCAAGTATAACCTGTTTGCATTGAAGCCAAATTTACTCTATTTTCTGATTCGATTTAGGTTGAGTTCAGTGTTGGATTCTGGAACCTTTGAATTGAATGTGCTCTCTGACAAGTTTTCATGTCTATTGTCGAAAATTGAATAG
- the LOC122310519 gene encoding inositol-tetrakisphosphate 1-kinase 3-like isoform X1 — MRLNGEIQPEEERKVIDSFNSQTYSIGIGFPHSQSHDLVVGYALTSKKKKSFLQPKLLCLARNKGIFFVAIDLNRPLSEQGPFDVVLHKLSGKDWCANIENFRQKNPEVTVLDPPFAIEHLHNRQSMLQDVADLNLSDCHGKVGVPRQLVIKKDPSSIPYEVNKAGLKLPLVAKPLVLDGSAKSHELFLAYDQFSLAELEPPLVLQEFVNHGGILFKVYIVGEIIKVVRRFSLPNVSKRELEKVAGVFRFPRVSSSAASADDADLEPSVAEHPPQPLLENLARELRHRLGLRLFNIDMIREHGTRDVFYVIDINYFPGKYNLFALKPNLLYFLIRFRLSSVLDSGTFELNVLSDKFSCLLSKIE; from the exons ATGAGGTTGAACGGTGAAATCCAACCGGAGGAGGAGAGGAAGGTAATCGATAGCTTCAATTCGCAGACCTATTCGATAGGCATCGGGTTCCCTCACTCACAGTCGCACGATCTCGTCGTCGGGTATGCCTTGACCTCTAAGAAGAAAAAGAGCTTCTTGCAGCCCAAGCTTCTCTGCCTTGCTAG GAATAAGGGGATATTTTTTGTAGCCATTGATTTAAACAGGCCCCTGTCAGAACAAGGTCCTTTTGATGTTGTTTTGCATAAG TTGTCAGGAAAGGACTGGTGTGCCAATATTGAG aatttcAGGCAAAAAAATCCGGAAGTAACAGTCCTTGATCCTCCATTTGCCATAGAACATCTGCACAATCGTCAGTCCATGCTGCAGGATGTGGCAGATCTAAACTTGTCTGACTGCCATG GCAAGGTTGGTGTTCCAAGGCAGTTGGTCATTAAAAAAGATCCATCTTCAATTCCTTATGAAGTGAATAAAGCTGGGCTCAAGTTGCCTCTGG TTGCAAAACCTTTGGTTTTGGATGGAAGTGCCAAGTCACATGAACTATTTCTTGCTTATGATCAGTTCTCCCTTGCAGAACTTGAACCTCCTTTGGTTCTCCAGGAGTTTGTTAACCATG GTGGAATTCTCTTCAAAGTTTATATTGTGGGGGAAATCATAAAGGTTGTAAGGCGTTTCTCTCTACCTAATGTCAGTAAGCGCGAGCtagaaaaagttgctggtgTGTTCCGTTTCCCAAGGGTTTCATCTTCTGCAGCTTCTGCAGATGATGCAGATCTGGAACCTAGTGTTGCTG AACATCCTCCACAACCTTTGCTGGAGAATCTAGCAAGGGAGCTCCGTCACCGATTG GGTCTCCGGCTATTCAACATAGACATGATTCGAGAGCATGGGACCAGAGATGTCTTTTATGTCATTGACATCAACTACTTTCCTGGCAAGTATAACCTGTTTGCATTGAAGCCAAATTTACTCTATTTTCTGATTCGATTTAGGTTGAGTTCAGTGTTGGATTCTGGAACCTTTGAATTGAATGTGCTCTCTGACAAGTTTTCATGTCTATTGTCGAAAATTGAATAG
- the LOC122310519 gene encoding inositol-tetrakisphosphate 1-kinase 3-like isoform X2, with translation MRLNGEIQPEEERKVIDSFNSQTYSIGIGFPHSQSHDLVVGYALTSKKKKSFLQPKLLCLARNKGIFFVAIDLNRPLSEQGPFDVVLHKLSGKDWCANIENFRQKNPEVTVLDPPFAIEHLHNRQSMLQDVADLNLSDCHGKVGVPRQLVIKKDPSSIPYEVNKAGLKLPLVAKPLVLDGSAKSHELFLAYDQFSLAELEPPLVLQEFVNHGGILFKVYIVGEIIKVVRRFSLPNVSKRELEKVAGVFRFPRVSSSAASADDADLEPSVAEHPPQPLLENLARELRHRLGLRLFNIDMIREHGTRDVFYVIDINYFPGYGKMPDYEHIFTDFLLSLVQSKHKKRPAV, from the exons ATGAGGTTGAACGGTGAAATCCAACCGGAGGAGGAGAGGAAGGTAATCGATAGCTTCAATTCGCAGACCTATTCGATAGGCATCGGGTTCCCTCACTCACAGTCGCACGATCTCGTCGTCGGGTATGCCTTGACCTCTAAGAAGAAAAAGAGCTTCTTGCAGCCCAAGCTTCTCTGCCTTGCTAG GAATAAGGGGATATTTTTTGTAGCCATTGATTTAAACAGGCCCCTGTCAGAACAAGGTCCTTTTGATGTTGTTTTGCATAAG TTGTCAGGAAAGGACTGGTGTGCCAATATTGAG aatttcAGGCAAAAAAATCCGGAAGTAACAGTCCTTGATCCTCCATTTGCCATAGAACATCTGCACAATCGTCAGTCCATGCTGCAGGATGTGGCAGATCTAAACTTGTCTGACTGCCATG GCAAGGTTGGTGTTCCAAGGCAGTTGGTCATTAAAAAAGATCCATCTTCAATTCCTTATGAAGTGAATAAAGCTGGGCTCAAGTTGCCTCTGG TTGCAAAACCTTTGGTTTTGGATGGAAGTGCCAAGTCACATGAACTATTTCTTGCTTATGATCAGTTCTCCCTTGCAGAACTTGAACCTCCTTTGGTTCTCCAGGAGTTTGTTAACCATG GTGGAATTCTCTTCAAAGTTTATATTGTGGGGGAAATCATAAAGGTTGTAAGGCGTTTCTCTCTACCTAATGTCAGTAAGCGCGAGCtagaaaaagttgctggtgTGTTCCGTTTCCCAAGGGTTTCATCTTCTGCAGCTTCTGCAGATGATGCAGATCTGGAACCTAGTGTTGCTG AACATCCTCCACAACCTTTGCTGGAGAATCTAGCAAGGGAGCTCCGTCACCGATTG GGTCTCCGGCTATTCAACATAGACATGATTCGAGAGCATGGGACCAGAGATGTCTTTTATGTCATTGACATCAACTACTTTCCTG
- the LOC122310519 gene encoding inositol-tetrakisphosphate 1-kinase 3-like isoform X3: protein MNKGIFFVAIDLNRPLSEQGPFDVVLHKLSGKDWCANIENFRQKNPEVTVLDPPFAIEHLHNRQSMLQDVADLNLSDCHGKVGVPRQLVIKKDPSSIPYEVNKAGLKLPLVAKPLVLDGSAKSHELFLAYDQFSLAELEPPLVLQEFVNHGGILFKVYIVGEIIKVVRRFSLPNVSKRELEKVAGVFRFPRVSSSAASADDADLEPSVAEHPPQPLLENLARELRHRLGLRLFNIDMIREHGTRDVFYVIDINYFPGKYNLFALKPNLLYFLIRFRLSSVLDSGTFELNVLSDKFSCLLSKIE from the exons at GAATAAGGGGATATTTTTTGTAGCCATTGATTTAAACAGGCCCCTGTCAGAACAAGGTCCTTTTGATGTTGTTTTGCATAAG TTGTCAGGAAAGGACTGGTGTGCCAATATTGAG aatttcAGGCAAAAAAATCCGGAAGTAACAGTCCTTGATCCTCCATTTGCCATAGAACATCTGCACAATCGTCAGTCCATGCTGCAGGATGTGGCAGATCTAAACTTGTCTGACTGCCATG GCAAGGTTGGTGTTCCAAGGCAGTTGGTCATTAAAAAAGATCCATCTTCAATTCCTTATGAAGTGAATAAAGCTGGGCTCAAGTTGCCTCTGG TTGCAAAACCTTTGGTTTTGGATGGAAGTGCCAAGTCACATGAACTATTTCTTGCTTATGATCAGTTCTCCCTTGCAGAACTTGAACCTCCTTTGGTTCTCCAGGAGTTTGTTAACCATG GTGGAATTCTCTTCAAAGTTTATATTGTGGGGGAAATCATAAAGGTTGTAAGGCGTTTCTCTCTACCTAATGTCAGTAAGCGCGAGCtagaaaaagttgctggtgTGTTCCGTTTCCCAAGGGTTTCATCTTCTGCAGCTTCTGCAGATGATGCAGATCTGGAACCTAGTGTTGCTG AACATCCTCCACAACCTTTGCTGGAGAATCTAGCAAGGGAGCTCCGTCACCGATTG GGTCTCCGGCTATTCAACATAGACATGATTCGAGAGCATGGGACCAGAGATGTCTTTTATGTCATTGACATCAACTACTTTCCTGGCAAGTATAACCTGTTTGCATTGAAGCCAAATTTACTCTATTTTCTGATTCGATTTAGGTTGAGTTCAGTGTTGGATTCTGGAACCTTTGAATTGAATGTGCTCTCTGACAAGTTTTCATGTCTATTGTCGAAAATTGAATAG
- the LOC122310519 gene encoding inositol-tetrakisphosphate 1-kinase 3-like isoform X6 encodes MLFCISCQERTGVPILRQKNPEVTVLDPPFAIEHLHNRQSMLQDVADLNLSDCHGKVGVPRQLVIKKDPSSIPYEVNKAGLKLPLVAKPLVLDGSAKSHELFLAYDQFSLAELEPPLVLQEFVNHGGILFKVYIVGEIIKVVRRFSLPNVSKRELEKVAGVFRFPRVSSSAASADDADLEPSVAEHPPQPLLENLARELRHRLGLRLFNIDMIREHGTRDVFYVIDINYFPGKYNLFALKPNLLYFLIRFRLSSVLDSGTFELNVLSDKFSCLLSKIE; translated from the exons ATGTTGTTTTGCATAAG TTGTCAGGAAAGGACTGGTGTGCCAATATTGAG GCAAAAAAATCCGGAAGTAACAGTCCTTGATCCTCCATTTGCCATAGAACATCTGCACAATCGTCAGTCCATGCTGCAGGATGTGGCAGATCTAAACTTGTCTGACTGCCATG GCAAGGTTGGTGTTCCAAGGCAGTTGGTCATTAAAAAAGATCCATCTTCAATTCCTTATGAAGTGAATAAAGCTGGGCTCAAGTTGCCTCTGG TTGCAAAACCTTTGGTTTTGGATGGAAGTGCCAAGTCACATGAACTATTTCTTGCTTATGATCAGTTCTCCCTTGCAGAACTTGAACCTCCTTTGGTTCTCCAGGAGTTTGTTAACCATG GTGGAATTCTCTTCAAAGTTTATATTGTGGGGGAAATCATAAAGGTTGTAAGGCGTTTCTCTCTACCTAATGTCAGTAAGCGCGAGCtagaaaaagttgctggtgTGTTCCGTTTCCCAAGGGTTTCATCTTCTGCAGCTTCTGCAGATGATGCAGATCTGGAACCTAGTGTTGCTG AACATCCTCCACAACCTTTGCTGGAGAATCTAGCAAGGGAGCTCCGTCACCGATTG GGTCTCCGGCTATTCAACATAGACATGATTCGAGAGCATGGGACCAGAGATGTCTTTTATGTCATTGACATCAACTACTTTCCTGGCAAGTATAACCTGTTTGCATTGAAGCCAAATTTACTCTATTTTCTGATTCGATTTAGGTTGAGTTCAGTGTTGGATTCTGGAACCTTTGAATTGAATGTGCTCTCTGACAAGTTTTCATGTCTATTGTCGAAAATTGAATAG